The proteins below come from a single Stomoxys calcitrans chromosome 1, idStoCalc2.1, whole genome shotgun sequence genomic window:
- the LOC106093330 gene encoding luciferin sulfotransferase-like, whose amino-acid sequence MFISRLILSASCKNHSSMPMKVYAAEGPQIPLKKNWLDSWCALPASFEAVAKAILNYEIRSDDVFCLTYMKSGTTWMQEAVWLLLNNLDYEKSKAASLSLRSPFLELEGVHPNIFNTLDMVKNLERPRVIKTHLPANLMPQQIWVTKPKIIYLARNCKDVVVSTYHFMNNLGYRLDYDFENFVNDFMNNEIWYTSYWSHVLDYWKMRHEPYILFMTYEEMQRDLKGVLQKLCTFLERPQLKPDEMEKMLEHLSFEKMKANNQINATQALKNLSTTKEEFQFLRRGVVGSYKDEMSPALQAKIDKWSSEFLAQHGLTEEDIFGKF is encoded by the exons ATGTTTATCTCACGACTTATTTTATCGGCATCTTGTAAAAATCACTCCTCCATGCCCATGAAAGTGTATGCCGCTGAGGggcctcaaatacctttgaagaAAAATTGGCTGGACTCTTGGTGTGCTTTGCCTGCAAGTTTTGAAGCAGTGGCTAAGGCAATTTTAAACTATGAAATACGTTCAGATGATGTCTTCTGTTTGACTTATATGAAAAGTGGCACTACTTGGATGCAAGAAGCTGTCTGgttattgttaaacaatttggATTATGAGAAGAGTAAAGCAGCATCATTGTCACTGCGAAGTCCTTTTTTGGA ATTAGAAGGTGTGCATCCCAATATTTTTAACACTTTGGATATGGTTAAGAACTTGGAAAGACCGCGGGTTATAAAGACCCATTTGCCAGCAAATTTAATGCCCCAGCAAATTTGGGTAACTAAGCCAAAG ATTATTTATCTTGCACGCAACTGCAAGGATGTTGTGGTCTCCACCTATCATTTTATGAATAATTTGGGCTACAGGCTTGATtatgattttgaaaatttcgttaaTGATTTTATGAacaatgaaatttggtataccaGCTATTGGTCTCATGTATTGGACTATTGGAAGATGCGGCATGAGCCCTACATACTTTTTATGACCTATGAGGAAATGCAAAGGGATTTGAAAGGAGTTTTGCAAAAGTTATGTACATTTCTGGAGAGGCCACAGTTAAAGCCAGATGAAATGGAGAAAATGCTGGAGCATTTatcatttgaaaaaatgaaag CTAATAATCAAATTAATGCTACCCAGGCATTAAAAAATCTTTCCACTACAAAAGAGGAATTTCA ATTTTTGCGTCGCGGGGTTGTGGGTTCATACAAAGATGAAATGTCACCAGCACTGCAAGCCAAAATTGATAAATGGTCTAGTGAGTTTTTGGCCCAACATGGATTAACGGAAGAAgatatttttggcaaattttag